GGACCATTACCAGGACAGCAATTAAGGCTTTCATACTTAACCGGCATAGAACAGTTTGCCCCATGCTGTGGGACAGTGTATTTATTGATCAATGTGGAAACGTGTTTACCTGCTGTCATTATCTGCCGGGGATACTGGGAAATATCTACAGTCAGAATTTATCTGAGATATGGACGAAAGATACACGGCTAAGACTGTACCGTTGGATGTCTCTTAACAGATGCCTGCATTGCTTTAATGAATGCACCCTCCTTTCCGACAGCCAAAAGGCAAGTACCGTTTCATCTCTTAACTCCCTCAGGTATCCAAAAAAGATACGTATACTCTTCGGGGAGTTTTGCAATATTAGTTGCATTATGTGTGATCAGGAGCATCGTTCAAAGGTTGTAATTGATAACGATATGATCAAAAGGAACGTTGATTTTTCCCTTATTGAAGACATTGATTTTCAGGGGGGGGAGATTCTTGCAATGAAAAATGCACGGGAGATGTATCTCTGGCTGACAAAAGAATTAAATAAAAAAGTAAACCTGATTACCAACGGAATATTGATTAATGATGACTGGGCAGACCACCTGGTGAGAGGTTCGAATTGGATCCAAATATCTGTCAACGCATCTACAAAGGAAACACATGAAATAGTCAATAAGAACTCAAATTTCACGAGGGTTATTGATAATATAAAAAAGCTGATACACTTAAAGAATCAGTATGGGTTAGATGTAAAGATCGTATATAAATTCACCATTGTGTCAGAAAATATCCAGGAAATTAGTGAGGCAATAGCATTGGCAGATTATTTAGGGTGCGATCAGATTGCCTTTGGCTATGATACATCTATACCTCACATCCTTCAAGATAATAAGTCAATTAAAGAGGCCATAAAAACCAATATTTCTTTGTTAAAAAGCAGTAAATTGAAAGTGGACATAGAAAGAAAAAGACTAGAACAGTTAGGGTTACTATAATAATTCACAATAGGGACATCGTCACTCCGTGAAAATTGCCATAACATGTCCTCATTACTGGCCTTACCGTCGCAGGGGCAGCGCTGCTTACATTTACAATCTGTCAAAATACCTGGCAGAGGCTGGTCATACGGTTGATGTGATAACAGGTAAGCCGGGAAAGACGAAAGTTGTTACTAATGGTCGTATAACAATTCATTATCTTCGCTACCTGTTAAATCCTTTGCTTAACCGTTTCAATATTGATCGGGTCCATATGTTTACTGCAAACTGTTTTTTCCATTTTCTTGCAAATGAATATGATGTGATTCACTGCATGTATCATCCGGATGGTTTTACATTAAGTCACCTCCGTAAGATTAAGAAGCTGAGGTTTGTGCAACTTGTTCCAACGGTGCCCTTTGAATTTCACTGGAAGCATTCACCGATAGATCCTTACATGTTTGAAAAGGCAGTAAGGGGAGCAGATATGTGTATCGCTCCGAGTCACTATGCACAGGATTACATGATGAACAATAACAACCTTAAGTGTGAACTTGTACCATGTGGCGTAGATATGGAGCATTTTCGCCCCTGCAGTAAAAAGGATATGAATGTTCCTCGGATACTCTGTACGGCTGCACTTCACGACGAGAGAAAAAGAATTCCCCTGCTCCTTAAGGCCTTCGAAATGCTTTTGAAAGAAGGAAGGCCTGTCATATTACAACTTGCAGCTGAAACAACTCGGGATACGAACAGATACTTATGTTCCCTCGTCAGCCAGGATGTCTTAAAGTCGGTTCAAATACTTCCTAAAGTGACGTATAAGGAATTGCCTGAGTATTACAGCGCCGCCTCAGCTACGGTGCTTTCATCCGTGAGTGAGACGTTCGGAATGGCCATGATAGAGTCTTTGGCATGCGGTACACCTGTTGTTGGGACCAATAGTGGAGCTATTCCTGAGATTATCAATAGTCCCAACATAGGAAATCTCTTTGATAATGATGATGATGTATCCGTGAGTGTCCTGAATCTATATAATGCCCTCAAAAGCACGTTAGACCTTGCAGAAAAACCGGAAACAGAGAAGCTTTGCCGGCAACATGCAAGTCAGTATGACTGGAAAAAGGTTGTAAAACAAATGATATCGCTTTATGAGAGGGCAGTGTCAGGCACCTCATGAAAAATGTTGCATACATGCTGGACGGATTTCCCGTTTTATCGGAGACATTTATTATTCAGGAAATCCTTGAACTGAAAAAGCGTGGATTAAATATTATTATTTTTGCTAGAGAGGGATTTAGTGACATTGCTAATAATTCACTCTCACATCATGAGAGTCAGTGTCTTTTAAAGGAAACTTGCTATCTCAATCCCTATTCAATTGTTATGAAAAAAAGATTGATACACTTTCTTATCTTTATCAGACATCCCATTCGATATCTGAAGACATTTTATTTTTCTTATTTTGAAGGCGGGGAGACCTTCATCGCCTTCAAATCAGTCCCGTTGTATATCAGAGAAATGAAAAAAGAGAATGTTCATCACATCCACGCACATTTTGCCCGAAGAGCCTGTACGTTTTCCATGCTAATATCTATGATTACCGGTATCCCTTTCAGTTTTACAGCACATGCACACGATATTTATGATTCTGATGCAATGGATATATCAAACCACATACTTGCCTCACAATTTGTGATTACCTGTACAGCCCATAATAAGAGTTATCTGTTGGGGAAATATGGCAAACACGCCTCTGGGAAGGTTTATACTAATTATCACGGTGTTGATACCAATCGTCTTAAGCCAGCTGGAAAAAGGATAGCACAAGAAGAAGGAGATGTTGGAATATCAATTCTCTCTATTGGGAGACTTGTCGAAAAGAAAGGCTTCCCCTATCTGATACAGGCACTTTCACAGCTCAAAAAATCTCTCGACACTCCATTTACTGTCAATATTATAGGGGATGGTCCTGAGAAAGATTATTTGTACCGAATGGTTAAAGAATACAATTTAAGTGATAACATATTCTTAAGAGGCGCCCTGCTATTTGAAGATATCAGGAGATTCTATACAGAGGCTGATTTCTTTGTATTGCCATGTATCATAGCTAAAGATGGGGACCGGGACGGTATACCGAATGTCATCCTTGAAGCAATGTCAGCCGGCTTACCGGTTATTTCGACAAAAGTATCAGGCATTCCGGAAGTTATAACAGACGGCGTAGACGGCATTTTAGTGTCTCCGCAAGACAGCTCTGCGCTTGCAGATTCTATAAAAAGACTGTCGCAAGACCAGGAGCTTCGGCTTACAATGGGCTGCAATGCGAGAAAGAAGATGACAGATCGCTTTAATAAAGAGAAACATATTGATGAACTAATGGCATATTTCACAGGGCAAACATGAAAATCAGGCAAAAGTTCATCGTTACTATTGGTCTGCTTCTCATTGCAGCGGGTATTCTGTTTAATGAGTGGTTCCTTGCCGCTTTGTTCAGTGCAGACGGGGTTATCGCCAGTTCTCACAGAATTATTATATGGATTGTTGATGTGGGTTTAGTCAGTGCCGGCATATTGTTAATTATTTTTAAACGGTCTCTGACAAAGGAAAAGGTGCTAATAATTACAGGTTTATTAATTGTTCTCGCAGGCGTTATTCTCGGTGAAATGTTTATTCCTGTTGTAATGGGCACTCTCATGAGCGCCCAGAACAGGCTTCTTCTGAGAATTGTAGAAATTTATGTTATTGTGGCAGGATTCATGGTCATTCTCTATCGTAAGACTATAGATCTCAAAGGCGTGTTGTTGTTTGCGATGTCGAGTCTGTTCTGCTTTATCCTTTTTTTGGGGTTCGATTACTATAGTTATTATTCCCGCATGATCAAGATGCGATCTGGTGTGTCTGAATTTTTAGCTAAAAGTCCTTTAGAACGTCTCTATATTGAGGATGATAAGCTCGGGTGGAAATTAAGGGCAGATGCACGTGCAACATATTTATCCAGTGAGAAATATGATGTCCTTTATGAAACGGATGAAAAGGGATTCAGGAAAATCAACAATTCAACGGGGAAACCCAGATTCAGTATTTACTTTTTTGGAGATTCTTTTACATTTGGTGATGGGGTGAATAATGGAACCACATTCTCGAGTGTCATTAAAGATAGGTATCTTAAAAAAGAGGTTAATGTCTACAATGCCGGAGTCAATGGATATGGAATCGTACAGATGTTTCAACGATTTATAATCATCAAAGATCAAATTCAACCTGGTGATCTGGTCATATTTACTCCAATTGCCAATGATATTAAGAGAAACCTTACAGATTATACAATGCCTTATTTTACTAAATTTACAAATATTATGCTGGTGGATAAATTCCCCTTTTTTGACCATGGAGTGATAACCTCTCGTAAAATGGAAGATAATTTTTATAACAAATTGAAGCTGGCGGCTATCAGCGCCCCATTCACCGGCAATTATTTTAAGTTTGTGCGTAATAAATTTATTCCTGACACGACAAGGGAGTCACAGGAAATGATTCAGATTATTGAAAGGGAGATAAAGCTGAAGGGGGGGAGGTTTGTCCTTTTCTTTCTGCCGGAAACGAAAGAGTGTTTACATAGAAAATATACCGTAGATATCTCCGGTTTCAACTATATAGACATCATGCACTTCTTCCCATCGGAAGAAGACGAACTGAATAAAATACGATTAAGCGCGGATGACGGTCATTATAATAAAAGAGGTCATGAGATTGCCGCAAGGGCGATTATTGAGACATTGGTGAAAGATCGGATTATCGATGAACGATACGTAATACAAAATTGAGGAAAAAATGGAGGTTGTCACTAATATGAAAGTACTTGTAACAGGTGGATGTGGTTTTCTGGGATCGCACGTATGTGAGACCTTCCTAAGGGAAGGTTGGGAGGTCGTATCTTACGACAATATGACGAAGCATGAACTCAATCGCACCGGCTTCCAAACAGATGAGGTGAGAGAATACAATGCCAGTATACTGCAAGACATGGGTGTTAAAATCGTAAAAGCGGATATCAGGAATCGTGAGCAGCTTCTGGACTATACATCTGGGTGCCGGTTTATCGCCCATACCGCTGCACAACCGGCAATGACCATCAGTTGGGAAGATCCGGAATTAGATTTTACTACAAATGTACTTGGAACTTTTAATGTCCTTATGTCTGCAAGGGAGCATCAAATTCCAATAGCATCCTGTTCTTCTGTGCACGTCTATGGCCCCTGGATAAATGATACACTAATGGAGGATGAAACTCGCTTTACACGAGTCCCTTTGGACATCCGTGAAGATGACCTGATTATGAATGGAGGCAGGAACGGCCTCATTTCACCTCTTCATGCCTCCAAGGCGAGCGCTGAGCATTACGTGAAGGCATTTGCCGATATGTACGGCATCAAGGCAGCCACCTTTCGCTACACGGGCATATATGGACCCAGGCAGTTTGGAGGCGAGGACCATGGATGGGTCGCTAATTTTTGCATACGTAATGTGATGGGCTGGCCTGTTACGATCTTTGGCAATGGCAAACAGCTTCGTGACATCCTCTATGCAAGCGACGCTGCCGAGGCATTCCTGGCTTATCAAAGGAACCCTGTACCCGGCACATATAATATTGGCGGCGGTCAGAGACATATGATTTCCCTTTTAGAATGCATTAAACTCATAGACAAACTTTCGGGTCATAGGTCAGAGGTAAGGTTAGGACCAAAACGGACTGGCGACCTCTCCTATTTCGTATGCAACGTTGAACGTGTCCGTAAGACGTTAAATTGGCAGCCGAAGATCCTGCCAGAGGAGGGAGTCGGGCACCTTATCTCCTGGATTAAAGAGAATGCACACCTTTTCAGCGACTCTTCCCGGAAAAAGGATGAAAGGATAAAACAATGAAGGCAATGATTCTTGCAGGGGGGCGCGGTAAAAGGCTTCAGCAGCATACAAAGAGTTACAATAAGTGTATGTTGCCGCTGATGGGTAAACCATTGATCCAGTATAGTCTCGAAAACGCCGTGGCCGCCGGTATGGACTCTATTGTCATCGTGGTAGGATACTGTGCAGAGGACATCATTAATTGCTTTGGCACTGACTTCCAGGGGACGCGCATAAAATATGTAATTCAAAGTGATCGCAAAGGACTTGTACATGCCATGGAGTGCGCCCGCGAGGCACTGGATGGTTCAGACTTCATGCTTTTCCTTGCAGACGAAGTCTTTGTCTCTGCCAACCATCGTGAGATGTTGAAGCGGTTCCATAAAGAAGATCTATTTGCCATCTGCGGGGTCGTATGCGTGGAGGACCGCTCGCAGATTTCCAAGACCTATGCCCTGATGGGAGACGACCAGACCAATCGTATTTTCAGGTTAATCGAGAAACCACGTGTCGCCATTAATAACATCATGGGGACAGGCAATTGTGTCATGCGATATGAAATATTCAATTACATCAAACGAACCCCGATCAATATTGAGCGCAACGAAAAGGAGTTGCCTGACCTGATCCAGTGCGCCGTAGATGAGGGGCAACTGGTCATGTACTTTGATATTGGTCAGGGCTATTTTAACATCAATTCCCCGGATGATATTGCCCTGGCAGAAGAACAGCTCCATGGCAGGGCTAATTCCGGTAAGAAAGTCAAGTGAAGAGCTTTGAGATGCCCGGCTCGATCTATCATCTGACAAATAGTCAATGGCAAGTCCCTGAATTCCAATGCCTCGAGTTTTTCAGCAGGCGTTCGGACATCTGTGTCTGTACCCCGGTCATCAATGAAGGGGAACGCATCAAAACCCTTCTTGAGCGTATGCGCCGTCTTAAACTTATGGATAAAGTTGATGTATTGATCGCTGACGGTGGCAGCACAGATAGTTCCCTTGAAGAAGAGAATCTGCGCGCCATGGGGATGCGCACGTTATTGACCAAAGTGGGGCCAGGCAAGCTCAGCGCCCAGATGCGAATGGCCATGGCCTATGGAATTGAACAGGGATATACCGGATTCGTGTTTATTGACGGAAATAATAAGGACGACCCCGAGGCGATTCCACGGTTTATCTCCAGGTTAGAGGAGGGGTATGATTTTGTTCAGGGCTCGCGTCACATGCCGGGAGGTCGTGGTATTAATACTCCTCCAACCAGACATTACGGAGTTAAATACCTCCACGCGCCGCTTATATCTTTGGCTGCCCGGAGAAGGTTCACGGATACGACGAATGGCTTTCGTGCTTACAGCAGTCGTCTTCTTCTAGATCCCCGTGTGCAACCATTCCGGGACGTCTTCTGGTCCTATGAGATACTTTTCTATCTCGCGATCAGTGCCTCTCGGCTTGGTTTCAGGGTGACGGAGATTCCGACGACGCGCGCTTATCCTCATAATGAAAAGACGCCAACGAAAATCAGTCCCCTTCGAGGCAGTATAAATCTTCTGAAGATTCTGATACAAGCCGTATTCATAGGATACAACCCCAGTAAACGGATCAAATGGTAAAAAACAGAGCGATACTTTCAAGTTTTACAAACTATACATACACCAGAGTATTTGGAAAGGTTTTTATTTTCATCCTTTTGCTTATATTATTAGTAACCAGAAATACACAGGATGTGGCAGAAAGGATGTTCTGGTTGGATGAAGTATATGATTTTATCGCCATAAATAAACCATTTTGGGAAATCCCTAAATTTACGATCAAGGGTGCTTTTACGCAGCCACCTCTATTTTACTGGATTGGGCACTTTGTGGTCAGAATTGGCACTGACCCGTTGACGCTTCGAAGTATTTCCCTGGCATCCTATGTGGCCATGATCGGTTTTGTAATTTTTGCACTCCGGGAATTTCAGTTTGCGACACGGGTATTTTTATGCTTTGTCCTTATCATGAGCCCATTTGGGGCATATGCCACTACAGAGTTTCGCCCATATGCCCTTGCGGCTTTGTGCATCCTTATTTCAAGCGTATTTTTTTATCGTGCTATAAAACAGCCAGAACGGTGGTTATCAGCAATTTTGTATGGCCTGGCAGCTTTGGCTGCACAATACTCACTGACGCTTAATAGCTTGACATTTGGGCTTCAAATGGCTTTTTTAATAATGACTATTGTATATTATGGTTATAAAGAGGGATTTAGGCAAACACTTCACAAATATAAACCGTTAATTATTGTTTCTGTACCACTTTGTATTGAATATGCCTTTTTATTAAATGCAATAATGCAGACAGGTTTAAAATTGTTTCCAGCACCTCAGTTTCATTTGATTAATTACATAAAAGCTCTTTTAAGAAATATCATAGTGCTGAAAGAGGATATTATTCTTATACGTTCATGGGCAATATCCTTCGCTCCGGCATTTTTACTTTTAGGATGTATAACAGGCATGCGTAAGTATAGATGGATAACAGTATATTTAATACTTCTATTTGGGGGACAGTTTCTTTATTCCACATTCTTGACTTATTCTCGCATTGATTATCCTGCACCACAACGCTATTTTGTTGCGTCATATGTTGCATTTTCCCTGCTTTGCGCAATAGGAGCCGAGTATTTTTTCCAACATCTGAATAGAAGAACATCTGTTCTTATAGTTACTTGCCTGTTGGTCACAGCTCTTCCCGGAAGCATAATAGGGTATGCCATATCTCTGAAAACACCTGGGTTTAATCCGATCACTGAAGCAATTGACGGGATGCGGTGCAGGAGCCGTCCAACAGTCGTCCTGACTGATCCCGGGCGTAATGCCTTTGTTGCCTGGTATGCATATCGTAATGACCCGCTTATGATGATCCCTCACCAGATTAAAAATATGTTCCCCTTTATCACTGTCTCTGTCAGTGAGATTTACAATGCTGCTTCAGAAAAGCACTGCTTCATTCTTATAGAAGGACCCCAGGGGAAAGTAGATAAGGGAGCTGTATACAAAACCCTGTCTGCACTCCCTGGTTACGCGCATGAAAGGTACTCAATAAGGCCGGGTCATGTGATACCTGATTCGGCATGGTTGTTTACTCCGTTAGAATTAAAGGCTAATATGGAGAAACAAAAATGAAAAAGATAATGCCGCATATTTATGGCAAAGTAAAAAAAGTCTGGGGTAATGATGTTGATATGTTAGTCCAGGAGCGGGAGACTATGAATTCGAAACCCATTCTTCAGCATCTCTGGCGTGGATGGTACAAGGAGATAGAACCCTTTATGTCCCAAAAAGGTTTAAATATAGAAGTCGGGGCCGGGGGCGGATTTGCCAGTACCTATTTCAGTAATTTAAT
This window of the Nitrospirota bacterium genome carries:
- a CDS encoding radical SAM protein — encoded protein: METKLKRYRTITRTAIKAFILNRHRTVCPMLWDSVFIDQCGNVFTCCHYLPGILGNIYSQNLSEIWTKDTRLRLYRWMSLNRCLHCFNECTLLSDSQKASTVSSLNSLRYPKKIRILFGEFCNISCIMCDQEHRSKVVIDNDMIKRNVDFSLIEDIDFQGGEILAMKNAREMYLWLTKELNKKVNLITNGILINDDWADHLVRGSNWIQISVNASTKETHEIVNKNSNFTRVIDNIKKLIHLKNQYGLDVKIVYKFTIVSENIQEISEAIALADYLGCDQIAFGYDTSIPHILQDNKSIKEAIKTNISLLKSSKLKVDIERKRLEQLGLL
- a CDS encoding glycosyltransferase family 4 protein translates to MKIAITCPHYWPYRRRGSAAYIYNLSKYLAEAGHTVDVITGKPGKTKVVTNGRITIHYLRYLLNPLLNRFNIDRVHMFTANCFFHFLANEYDVIHCMYHPDGFTLSHLRKIKKLRFVQLVPTVPFEFHWKHSPIDPYMFEKAVRGADMCIAPSHYAQDYMMNNNNLKCELVPCGVDMEHFRPCSKKDMNVPRILCTAALHDERKRIPLLLKAFEMLLKEGRPVILQLAAETTRDTNRYLCSLVSQDVLKSVQILPKVTYKELPEYYSAASATVLSSVSETFGMAMIESLACGTPVVGTNSGAIPEIINSPNIGNLFDNDDDVSVSVLNLYNALKSTLDLAEKPETEKLCRQHASQYDWKKVVKQMISLYERAVSGTS
- a CDS encoding glycosyltransferase; its protein translation is MKNVAYMLDGFPVLSETFIIQEILELKKRGLNIIIFAREGFSDIANNSLSHHESQCLLKETCYLNPYSIVMKKRLIHFLIFIRHPIRYLKTFYFSYFEGGETFIAFKSVPLYIREMKKENVHHIHAHFARRACTFSMLISMITGIPFSFTAHAHDIYDSDAMDISNHILASQFVITCTAHNKSYLLGKYGKHASGKVYTNYHGVDTNRLKPAGKRIAQEEGDVGISILSIGRLVEKKGFPYLIQALSQLKKSLDTPFTVNIIGDGPEKDYLYRMVKEYNLSDNIFLRGALLFEDIRRFYTEADFFVLPCIIAKDGDRDGIPNVILEAMSAGLPVISTKVSGIPEVITDGVDGILVSPQDSSALADSIKRLSQDQELRLTMGCNARKKMTDRFNKEKHIDELMAYFTGQT
- a CDS encoding SGNH/GDSL hydrolase family protein, with amino-acid sequence MKIRQKFIVTIGLLLIAAGILFNEWFLAALFSADGVIASSHRIIIWIVDVGLVSAGILLIIFKRSLTKEKVLIITGLLIVLAGVILGEMFIPVVMGTLMSAQNRLLLRIVEIYVIVAGFMVILYRKTIDLKGVLLFAMSSLFCFILFLGFDYYSYYSRMIKMRSGVSEFLAKSPLERLYIEDDKLGWKLRADARATYLSSEKYDVLYETDEKGFRKINNSTGKPRFSIYFFGDSFTFGDGVNNGTTFSSVIKDRYLKKEVNVYNAGVNGYGIVQMFQRFIIIKDQIQPGDLVIFTPIANDIKRNLTDYTMPYFTKFTNIMLVDKFPFFDHGVITSRKMEDNFYNKLKLAAISAPFTGNYFKFVRNKFIPDTTRESQEMIQIIEREIKLKGGRFVLFFLPETKECLHRKYTVDISGFNYIDIMHFFPSEEDELNKIRLSADDGHYNKRGHEIAARAIIETLVKDRIIDERYVIQN
- a CDS encoding NAD-dependent epimerase/dehydratase family protein, with amino-acid sequence MKVLVTGGCGFLGSHVCETFLREGWEVVSYDNMTKHELNRTGFQTDEVREYNASILQDMGVKIVKADIRNREQLLDYTSGCRFIAHTAAQPAMTISWEDPELDFTTNVLGTFNVLMSAREHQIPIASCSSVHVYGPWINDTLMEDETRFTRVPLDIREDDLIMNGGRNGLISPLHASKASAEHYVKAFADMYGIKAATFRYTGIYGPRQFGGEDHGWVANFCIRNVMGWPVTIFGNGKQLRDILYASDAAEAFLAYQRNPVPGTYNIGGGQRHMISLLECIKLIDKLSGHRSEVRLGPKRTGDLSYFVCNVERVRKTLNWQPKILPEEGVGHLISWIKENAHLFSDSSRKKDERIKQ
- a CDS encoding nucleotidyltransferase family protein, with product MKAMILAGGRGKRLQQHTKSYNKCMLPLMGKPLIQYSLENAVAAGMDSIVIVVGYCAEDIINCFGTDFQGTRIKYVIQSDRKGLVHAMECAREALDGSDFMLFLADEVFVSANHREMLKRFHKEDLFAICGVVCVEDRSQISKTYALMGDDQTNRIFRLIEKPRVAINNIMGTGNCVMRYEIFNYIKRTPINIERNEKELPDLIQCAVDEGQLVMYFDIGQGYFNINSPDDIALAEEQLHGRANSGKKVK
- a CDS encoding glycosyltransferase family 2 protein — translated: MPGSIYHLTNSQWQVPEFQCLEFFSRRSDICVCTPVINEGERIKTLLERMRRLKLMDKVDVLIADGGSTDSSLEEENLRAMGMRTLLTKVGPGKLSAQMRMAMAYGIEQGYTGFVFIDGNNKDDPEAIPRFISRLEEGYDFVQGSRHMPGGRGINTPPTRHYGVKYLHAPLISLAARRRFTDTTNGFRAYSSRLLLDPRVQPFRDVFWSYEILFYLAISASRLGFRVTEIPTTRAYPHNEKTPTKISPLRGSINLLKILIQAVFIGYNPSKRIKW
- a CDS encoding glycosyltransferase family 39 protein, with protein sequence MVKNRAILSSFTNYTYTRVFGKVFIFILLLILLVTRNTQDVAERMFWLDEVYDFIAINKPFWEIPKFTIKGAFTQPPLFYWIGHFVVRIGTDPLTLRSISLASYVAMIGFVIFALREFQFATRVFLCFVLIMSPFGAYATTEFRPYALAALCILISSVFFYRAIKQPERWLSAILYGLAALAAQYSLTLNSLTFGLQMAFLIMTIVYYGYKEGFRQTLHKYKPLIIVSVPLCIEYAFLLNAIMQTGLKLFPAPQFHLINYIKALLRNIIVLKEDIILIRSWAISFAPAFLLLGCITGMRKYRWITVYLILLFGGQFLYSTFLTYSRIDYPAPQRYFVASYVAFSLLCAIGAEYFFQHLNRRTSVLIVTCLLVTALPGSIIGYAISLKTPGFNPITEAIDGMRCRSRPTVVLTDPGRNAFVAWYAYRNDPLMMIPHQIKNMFPFITVSVSEIYNAASEKHCFILIEGPQGKVDKGAVYKTLSALPGYAHERYSIRPGHVIPDSAWLFTPLELKANMEKQK